A region from the Brachyspira hampsonii genome encodes:
- a CDS encoding DUF3089 domain-containing protein has protein sequence MIKIFITILSSIIILSCTANNNNTAAEIKLTDYSDKNNWLNIPSTSNEADVFYLYPTTWSRANSNDSIVCPIDYEPMRKTVTNSMLEQTGIFEETANVYAPFYRQADALYLMNTNNNISKEEQDKYFYSSPKEDAIAAFDYYIKNYNNGKPFILAGHSQGAMMIKQILIDYFKTNENLKNRMIAAYIFGYSVTKKDLDENPHLRFANGEYDTGVIISYNTEAPDFNGYNPTLLEGAISINPISWTLDETLAAKEQSLGANIAHNYGNPKSNIVTNAGKPSKIADAKIDKARGVVKCSTINPDDFYVRGGGIFEKGVYHVYDIALYYYDLKENVKKRVGAFWK, from the coding sequence ATGATAAAAATTTTTATTACTATTTTATCAAGTATTATAATTCTAAGCTGCACAGCAAATAACAATAATACCGCAGCAGAAATAAAACTAACAGATTATTCAGACAAAAATAATTGGCTTAATATCCCTTCAACATCAAATGAAGCAGATGTATTTTATCTATATCCTACAACATGGAGCAGAGCAAATTCAAATGACAGTATAGTATGTCCTATAGACTATGAACCTATGAGAAAAACCGTTACCAATTCTATGCTTGAACAAACAGGAATATTTGAAGAAACAGCAAATGTGTATGCTCCGTTTTACAGACAGGCTGATGCTTTATACTTGATGAATACAAATAATAATATTAGTAAAGAAGAACAGGATAAGTATTTTTATTCTTCACCAAAAGAAGATGCAATAGCAGCATTCGATTATTATATTAAAAATTATAATAATGGAAAACCGTTTATATTAGCAGGGCATTCTCAAGGGGCTATGATGATAAAACAAATATTAATTGACTATTTCAAAACAAATGAAAATTTAAAGAACAGAATGATAGCAGCCTATATATTCGGATATTCAGTTACAAAGAAAGACTTAGATGAAAATCCTCATTTGAGATTTGCAAACGGAGAATATGATACAGGAGTAATAATTTCTTATAATACAGAAGCTCCTGATTTTAATGGATATAACCCTACACTTCTTGAAGGGGCTATTTCAATAAATCCTATATCTTGGACATTAGATGAAACTCTAGCCGCAAAAGAACAGAGTTTAGGTGCAAATATAGCACATAATTATGGAAACCCTAAATCCAACATAGTTACAAATGCAGGAAAACCTTCAAAAATAGCCGATGCCAAAATTGATAAGGCAAGAGGTGTTGTAAAATGCAGCACTATAAATCCTGATGACTTTTATGTAAGAGGAGGAGGAATTTTTGAAAAAGGTGTTTACCATGTTTATGATATTGCTCTTTACTATTATGATTTAAAAGAAAATGTAAAAAAAAGAGTGGGAGCTTTTTGGAAATAA
- a CDS encoding dihydroorotase has protein sequence MIIKNAKIPNNEKIVSIIIENGKIKNIDSDNNFKKYISDNKVDDIIDANYNYVISGIIDPHTHMRDPGLTHKEDFNSGSKACARGGITVFLDMPNTVPNTISRENLIAKKSMIIGKSYVDYGFHFGGSKADNSNDIKNIINDAASTKIFFNASTGNMLVEDDKILEKLFEVSKIVTVHAEDKMVDKAIKIAKNTNTPLYLCHLSLESEIESLKKAKDSGMIIYGEATPHHLFLNTEDVNKNDRNKMLLRMKPELREKSDNKALWKAISDGTIDTIGTDHAPHLISEKLEKLTFGVPSVEHSLELMLKKVNDNTIDLKLLTKIMSEKAAEIFSMKDKGLLKENYDADLVIIDLNDHSEIEEKDIITKAGWSPYIGFQRGGKVLTTIVRGNIVYDNGKFTDSFIGKEITYSN, from the coding sequence ATGATAATCAAAAATGCTAAAATACCAAACAATGAAAAAATAGTTTCTATAATAATAGAAAATGGAAAAATAAAAAATATAGATTCTGATAATAACTTTAAAAAATATATATCTGATAATAAAGTAGATGATATAATAGATGCTAATTACAATTATGTGATTTCAGGAATAATAGATCCGCATACACATATGAGAGATCCCGGACTCACTCATAAAGAAGATTTTAATTCCGGAAGCAAAGCATGTGCAAGAGGAGGAATTACAGTATTTTTGGATATGCCTAATACTGTACCAAATACTATTTCAAGAGAAAATCTCATTGCAAAAAAATCTATGATTATTGGAAAATCTTATGTGGATTACGGATTTCATTTCGGAGGAAGCAAAGCAGATAACAGCAATGATATAAAAAATATTATTAATGATGCAGCATCAACAAAAATTTTCTTTAATGCTTCTACAGGAAATATGCTTGTAGAAGATGATAAAATATTAGAAAAGTTATTTGAAGTTTCAAAAATAGTTACAGTTCATGCAGAAGATAAAATGGTTGATAAGGCAATAAAAATAGCAAAAAATACTAATACTCCGTTATACTTATGCCATTTATCACTAGAAAGCGAAATTGAATCATTAAAAAAAGCAAAAGATTCAGGAATGATAATTTATGGAGAGGCTACTCCTCATCATTTATTTTTAAATACTGAAGATGTAAATAAAAATGATAGAAATAAAATGCTCCTTAGAATGAAGCCTGAATTAAGAGAAAAATCAGATAATAAAGCATTATGGAAAGCGATATCAGATGGTACTATAGATACAATAGGAACAGATCATGCTCCTCATTTGATAAGTGAAAAATTAGAAAAACTTACATTCGGCGTTCCTTCTGTTGAACATTCGCTTGAATTGATGCTTAAAAAAGTTAATGACAATACTATAGATTTAAAACTGCTTACAAAAATTATGAGTGAAAAAGCTGCAGAAATTTTCTCTATGAAAGATAAAGGCTTATTAAAAGAAAATTATGATGCTGATTTAGTAATAATAGATTTAAATGACCATTCAGAAATAGAAGAAAAAGATATAATCACTAAAGCAGGCTGGTCTCCTTATATAGGTTTTCAAAGAGGAGGCAAAGTTTTAACTACTATAGTACGCGGAAATATAGTATATGATAATGGCAAATTCACAGACAGCTTTATAGGAAAAGAAATAACTTATAGTAATTAA
- the pyrB gene encoding aspartate carbamoyltransferase codes for MRNFISIKELSKEEVIEVLDVAKELDNTDSRERRKIMDGMIMTSIFFEPSTRTRLSFTSAAYRLGCKELGFDNPEQSSVKKGESLRDTIIMVSAYSDIIVMRHSIDGAAKFAEEVTNCPIINAGDGANEHPSQTLLDLYTLREELGTIENKKIAFVGDTRYGRTVHSLVDGLMMFNGEFYFISPDVIQIPDYVLKELDNAKIKYKKLSNYEEVLKEIDCLYMTRIQKERFDDINEYEEVKNAFRISKDDIIGKCKEDMIILHPLPRVDEINIDLDDTKYAKYFIQARNGVPTRMAMMALATDVIKSKVKRKEMNYEVVENKEIVCPNNKCVTHFEETKNRVVKKGYGDFCYYCNREIGK; via the coding sequence ATGAGGAACTTTATATCTATCAAAGAGTTATCAAAAGAGGAAGTTATTGAAGTATTAGATGTAGCTAAGGAGTTAGATAACACTGATAGTAGAGAAAGAAGAAAAATTATGGACGGAATGATAATGACCAGCATATTCTTTGAGCCTTCTACTAGGACAAGATTATCATTCACATCAGCAGCTTACAGATTAGGATGCAAAGAATTAGGATTTGATAACCCAGAACAAAGTTCCGTAAAAAAAGGAGAATCTTTAAGAGACACCATAATTATGGTTTCTGCATATTCAGATATTATAGTCATGAGACATAGTATTGACGGAGCTGCTAAATTTGCTGAAGAAGTTACAAACTGTCCTATTATAAATGCCGGAGACGGTGCCAATGAACACCCTAGTCAAACTCTGTTGGATTTATACACATTAAGAGAAGAATTAGGAACTATAGAAAATAAAAAAATCGCTTTTGTAGGAGATACAAGATACGGAAGAACTGTTCACTCTCTAGTAGATGGATTAATGATGTTTAATGGAGAGTTTTATTTTATATCTCCGGATGTTATACAAATACCGGATTATGTATTAAAAGAATTGGATAATGCCAAAATTAAATATAAAAAACTTAGTAATTATGAAGAAGTATTAAAAGAAATAGACTGCCTATATATGACTAGAATACAAAAAGAAAGATTTGATGATATTAATGAATATGAAGAAGTAAAAAATGCATTTAGAATATCAAAAGACGATATTATAGGAAAATGTAAAGAGGATATGATAATACTTCACCCTCTTCCAAGAGTTGATGAAATTAATATAGATTTAGATGATACCAAATATGCTAAATATTTTATACAGGCTAGAAACGGAGTGCCTACAAGAATGGCTATGATGGCTTTGGCTACAGATGTTATAAAATCTAAGGTAAAAAGAAAAGAAATGAATTATGAGGTTGTAGAAAATAAAGAAATAGTTTGTCCAAATAATAAATGCGTTACACATTTTGAAGAGACAAAAAATAGAGTTGTGAAGAAGGGATACGGAGATTTCTGTTATTACTGCAATAGAGAAATAGGTAAATAA
- the dxs gene encoding 1-deoxy-D-xylulose-5-phosphate synthase, translating to MYLESINTPSDIKKLNIEELKLLSSEIREFLINNVSKTGGHLGSNLGVVDLTLVLHYLFDSPKDAFIFDVGHQSYTHKIITGRKDKFNTLRTYGGISGFPKRIESEHDIEETGHSSTSLSFAYGLACSKEILGLRGDVIAIIGDGAMTGGMALEAMNNIANTNTDIIIVLNNNEMSIGKNIGAVSKFLNTTLNDSLVQEASEKVRGLVSTLPFGDIANEFIDRGKGAIRTFVAPGIAFREMGFKYFGPVDGHNFEDLISTFQKVKSIRGPRLVQVNTIKGKGYKIAEENPAKFHGIAPFNIETGELKNKSSSKTFSNLAGECIIKAAEENKNIVAITAAMESGTGLTEYAKLFKDRFFDVGIAEQHAITFAVGLSENGIIPFVCLYSTFLQRGYDQVIHDIGIMNANVKLMIDRAGLVPEDGDTHQGVFDVSFLRIIPNITIMAPVGEKDFGDMVKKCIEYKGPTVMRYNKASVRELKKNIVSDNFEIGKAHIVREYNKQKNLIISYGPTLIDIADAADELNFDCSILNLSTLKPLDEETILNMIRKADKVLIIEESVKKGGIGSEVLELMSDNEVYKSVKIHALPDKFFEVASRNELLQIYKLDKDGIKEIIKSYF from the coding sequence ATGTACTTAGAATCTATTAATACTCCTTCTGATATAAAGAAATTGAATATAGAAGAATTAAAATTATTATCTTCAGAGATAAGAGAATTTTTAATAAATAATGTATCAAAAACGGGAGGACATTTAGGCAGTAATTTAGGAGTAGTAGATTTAACTTTGGTACTGCATTATTTATTCGATTCTCCTAAAGATGCTTTTATATTTGATGTAGGGCATCAATCATATACTCATAAGATTATTACAGGAAGAAAAGATAAATTTAATACTTTAAGAACTTACGGCGGTATATCAGGTTTTCCTAAAAGAATAGAATCAGAGCATGATATTGAAGAAACAGGACATTCATCTACTTCATTGTCATTTGCTTACGGTCTTGCTTGTTCAAAAGAAATTTTAGGACTTAGAGGCGATGTTATAGCTATTATTGGAGACGGTGCTATGACAGGCGGAATGGCTTTGGAAGCTATGAATAATATTGCAAATACAAATACAGATATAATAATTGTTTTGAATAATAATGAAATGTCTATAGGTAAAAATATAGGTGCTGTATCTAAATTTTTGAATACTACTTTAAATGATAGTTTAGTTCAGGAAGCATCAGAGAAAGTTAGAGGGCTTGTATCAACATTGCCTTTTGGAGATATTGCCAATGAATTTATAGATAGAGGAAAAGGTGCAATAAGGACTTTTGTTGCTCCGGGAATTGCTTTTAGAGAAATGGGATTTAAATATTTCGGACCTGTTGACGGACATAATTTTGAAGATTTAATCAGTACTTTTCAGAAAGTAAAATCAATAAGAGGTCCTAGATTAGTTCAGGTTAATACTATTAAAGGTAAAGGATATAAAATAGCAGAAGAAAATCCTGCTAAATTTCATGGCATAGCTCCTTTCAATATAGAAACAGGAGAATTGAAAAATAAATCCTCTTCAAAAACTTTTTCTAATCTGGCAGGCGAATGCATAATAAAAGCAGCTGAAGAAAATAAAAATATTGTTGCTATAACTGCGGCTATGGAATCAGGTACAGGTTTGACTGAATATGCCAAACTTTTTAAAGACAGATTCTTTGATGTAGGAATAGCAGAGCAGCATGCTATAACTTTTGCCGTAGGGCTTTCTGAAAATGGTATAATACCTTTTGTATGCTTGTATTCTACATTCCTGCAAAGAGGATATGATCAGGTTATACATGATATTGGGATAATGAATGCTAATGTTAAACTTATGATAGATAGGGCAGGTCTTGTTCCTGAGGACGGAGATACTCATCAGGGTGTATTTGATGTATCTTTTTTAAGAATCATACCTAATATAACAATTATGGCTCCGGTTGGAGAAAAAGATTTTGGGGACATGGTAAAAAAATGTATAGAATATAAAGGTCCTACAGTGATGAGGTATAATAAAGCATCTGTAAGAGAATTGAAAAAAAATATTGTATCTGATAATTTTGAAATAGGAAAGGCACATATTGTAAGAGAGTATAATAAACAAAAAAATCTTATAATCAGTTATGGTCCTACACTTATTGATATAGCTGATGCTGCTGATGAACTTAATTTTGATTGTTCAATATTGAATCTTTCTACTTTAAAGCCTCTTGATGAGGAAACTATTTTAAATATGATTAGAAAGGCTGATAAAGTTTTAATAATAGAAGAAAGTGTGAAAAAAGGCGGAATTGGAAGTGAGGTATTGGAATTAATGTCTGATAATGAAGTATATAAAAGTGTAAAAATTCATGCTTTGCCTGATAAATTTTTTGAAGTTGCTTCAAGAAATGAGCTTTTACAAATTTATAAATTGGATAAAGACGGCATAAAAGAAATTATTAAAAGTTATTTTTAA
- a CDS encoding FecR domain-containing protein, which translates to MLNKKIISMLLMLSMAFSLQSAYKTNQYMKVVDVKGRVKISSQKAVVKPAQNGDLLFSKDNISTENDSSLTSYLESNNIFKVKGNSSLNIDESYDKTGNTKLHLNKGDFLIAASSNAKPDSIIVSTSNANIKVSGIAAVTYTNGSTKAQFLYGDGEINGTKVNQFMEANIDNSNKLSIKDIELNQDLTNTINEITSMPYVETVVSEKIDISNIKNQVSTETNTASETIDYVGNTNENRTTFIITNETKR; encoded by the coding sequence ATGTTGAATAAAAAAATTATTTCTATGCTGCTAATGCTTTCTATGGCTTTCTCTTTGCAGTCAGCTTACAAGACTAATCAATATATGAAAGTTGTAGATGTCAAAGGAAGAGTGAAAATATCTTCTCAAAAAGCTGTAGTAAAACCGGCACAAAACGGCGATTTATTATTCAGCAAAGATAATATCTCCACAGAAAATGATTCTTCTTTAACTTCATATTTAGAAAGCAATAATATATTTAAAGTTAAAGGAAACTCATCACTAAATATAGATGAATCTTATGATAAAACAGGAAATACAAAACTCCATTTAAATAAAGGAGATTTTTTAATTGCAGCTTCATCTAATGCCAAACCGGACTCTATTATAGTTTCTACTTCAAATGCTAATATTAAAGTATCTGGTATAGCAGCTGTTACATATACTAATGGAAGCACAAAAGCACAGTTCTTATATGGAGATGGGGAAATCAATGGTACTAAAGTTAATCAATTTATGGAAGCTAATATAGATAATTCCAATAAACTATCTATAAAAGATATAGAATTAAATCAAGATTTAACTAACACTATAAATGAAATAACTTCAATGCCTTATGTTGAAACCGTTGTCTCTGAAAAAATAGATATTAGTAATATAAAAAATCAAGTAAGTACTGAAACCAATACTGCATCAGAAACTATAGATTATGTAGGTAATACCAATGAAAATAGAACTACATTCATTATTACTAATGAAACAAAAAGATAA
- the pbpC gene encoding penicillin-binding protein 1C yields MEKIIRRTALTIIYTLLLSIIIVSIIFIPKGYNFYKHCKEYINKPFSKDELSLNEERALKIYDRNSILISTIFPKHGGFFEEVKYEDLSTNLINAVVSAEDKNFFNHNGIDYKAIIRAFLSNLISGKVVSGGSTITQQLAKSIIPRERTYINKFYEALDAVRLEKNLTKEEILTEYLNRVFFGNNCYGVGAASDLYFHKKVNNLNNNESAMLASIIKSGTKFNPYKYEERLKSRRIYVLGEMKNNNFITEEDYNKSINEKLNIYNDKDKYTFKAPHFTMYARESLEQLKYTGVTELRTTLDYNMQKEAVLVISNSSQSLHTFNVRNISCVILNAKTGEVLSMIGSMDYFDAETHGAVNGATALRQAGSTLKPFMYAYIFDKGESPASVIADIKTYINSPGGDYIPENFDHKYRGPVTIRDALANSLNIPAVKWLARYSIKDFQNILLKSGLSSIDKNPDYYGYSLVLGSAEVRLIDLASAYTIFPNSGTFINNYSITSLKKANGEVITLPKKTTRKVISEESAYLITSILSDRNARMGSFRSYKGIVYPFSIAIKTGTSKGSRDAWAVGYTKDYIVGIWLGDFAGSEMINITGGNGAVPILYDLFTMLNKSQKETKWDKPDTIVKREICLISGKLRGDFCKESRIEEFSHINVPKEECDVHNLYIKTNSDGSVTEKVFINLPNEYNGWIREQQIERPNSEWTKVNNIYAYNRMKNNNQNSNLESINQENSFDLNSADSVQMNVNNINAHYASSEIKTDSSINNIKERLSIKEPTDNSVYKIDSTLPIEYQNIFISSYIPKNVVSANLYCNKEIIANINDLKKEYIRWNLKQGDYTFYIEAKTEEGETIKSPPVKIHIQ; encoded by the coding sequence ATGGAAAAAATCATTAGAAGAACGGCATTAACTATAATATACACTTTATTATTATCTATAATAATAGTTTCAATTATATTTATACCAAAAGGCTATAATTTTTATAAACATTGTAAGGAATATATAAACAAGCCATTCTCAAAAGATGAGTTATCCCTAAATGAAGAAAGAGCTTTAAAAATATATGACAGAAACTCAATACTAATATCAACTATATTTCCAAAGCATGGAGGATTTTTTGAAGAGGTAAAATATGAAGACTTATCAACAAATTTGATTAATGCTGTAGTAAGTGCAGAGGATAAAAACTTCTTTAACCACAACGGTATAGACTACAAGGCTATAATAAGGGCATTTTTATCAAACTTAATAAGCGGAAAAGTAGTTTCAGGAGGGAGTACAATTACTCAGCAGCTAGCTAAAAGTATAATTCCTCGTGAAAGAACATATATTAATAAATTCTATGAAGCACTTGATGCCGTAAGACTAGAAAAAAATCTCACAAAAGAAGAAATACTCACTGAATATTTAAATAGAGTATTTTTTGGAAACAACTGCTATGGTGTTGGGGCTGCAAGTGATTTGTACTTTCATAAAAAAGTTAATAATTTAAATAATAATGAATCTGCAATGCTAGCTTCTATAATAAAGTCTGGTACAAAGTTCAATCCTTATAAATATGAAGAGAGATTAAAATCAAGAAGAATATATGTATTAGGAGAGATGAAAAATAATAATTTCATCACAGAAGAAGATTATAATAAAAGTATTAATGAAAAATTAAATATATATAATGATAAAGATAAATATACTTTTAAAGCTCCTCATTTTACAATGTATGCTAGAGAATCACTTGAACAGTTAAAATATACAGGTGTAACAGAATTAAGAACTACATTAGACTATAATATGCAAAAGGAAGCTGTTTTGGTAATAAGCAATTCAAGTCAGTCGCTTCATACTTTTAATGTACGAAATATTTCATGCGTGATACTTAATGCAAAAACAGGAGAAGTGCTTTCAATGATAGGCTCTATGGACTACTTTGATGCAGAAACTCATGGTGCAGTAAACGGAGCAACCGCATTAAGACAGGCTGGAAGTACATTGAAACCTTTCATGTATGCTTATATATTTGATAAGGGAGAATCCCCTGCTTCTGTTATAGCCGATATTAAAACTTATATTAATTCACCTGGAGGAGATTATATACCGGAAAACTTTGACCATAAATATAGAGGTCCCGTTACTATAAGAGATGCATTAGCCAATTCTCTTAATATACCTGCTGTTAAATGGCTTGCAAGATACAGTATAAAAGATTTTCAGAATATACTTTTAAAATCCGGATTAAGTTCTATAGATAAAAATCCAGACTATTACGGATATTCTTTAGTGCTTGGAAGTGCTGAAGTTCGTTTAATAGACTTAGCCTCTGCATATACAATATTCCCAAACTCTGGCACATTTATAAATAATTATTCTATAACTTCATTAAAGAAAGCAAACGGTGAAGTTATAACACTTCCTAAAAAAACAACTAGAAAAGTTATATCAGAAGAAAGTGCATATTTAATAACAAGCATACTCTCTGACAGAAATGCAAGAATGGGATCTTTTAGAAGCTATAAAGGAATAGTATATCCGTTTTCTATAGCAATAAAAACAGGAACATCAAAAGGATCAAGAGATGCATGGGCTGTAGGATACACTAAAGATTATATAGTTGGTATTTGGCTTGGAGACTTTGCAGGAAGCGAGATGATTAATATAACAGGCGGAAATGGTGCTGTGCCTATACTTTATGATTTATTTACTATGCTTAATAAAAGTCAGAAAGAAACTAAATGGGATAAACCAGACACTATAGTAAAAAGAGAAATATGCCTTATAAGCGGAAAACTTAGAGGAGATTTCTGCAAAGAAAGCCGAATCGAGGAGTTTTCTCATATAAATGTACCAAAAGAAGAATGCGATGTTCATAACTTATATATAAAAACAAACTCTGACGGTTCTGTTACAGAAAAAGTTTTTATTAATCTTCCTAATGAATATAACGGCTGGATAAGAGAGCAGCAAATAGAGCGTCCTAATTCAGAATGGACAAAAGTTAATAATATATATGCATATAATAGAATGAAAAATAATAATCAGAACAGTAATTTAGAAAGTATAAATCAGGAGAATAGCTTTGATTTAAATTCAGCTGACAGCGTTCAAATGAATGTAAACAATATAAATGCTCATTATGCTTCATCAGAAATAAAAACTGATAGCAGCATAAATAATATAAAAGAAAGGCTTTCAATAAAAGAGCCTACAGATAATTCCGTATATAAAATAGATTCAACTCTCCCTATAGAATATCAAAATATATTCATATCATCATACATACCTAAAAATGTTGTAAGTGCTAATTTATACTGCAACAAAGAAATAATAGCAAATATCAATGATTTGAAAAAAGAATATATAAGATGGAATCTAAAACAAGGAGATTATACTTTTTATATAGAAGCAAAAACGGAGGAAGGAGAAACTATAAAAAGCCCTCCTGTAAAAATACATATACAGTAA
- the rnc gene encoding ribonuclease III, whose product MNIDKILNNCQAAIKYEFRNKSYLLEAITHRTYANESKKKMKYNQRLEFLGDSVLSLVISDYLFKKYNSSKEGVLSKVKSSLVSQKSLADISKELKLGDFLLLGHGEEASGGRYRDNMLEDLFEAIVGAIYLDSGITSAYKFVMRAYKERLGNLDIENFDKDYKTIFQELIQKKHKTSPIYKSYEYYDDNNHEMFKAEVFVNDKNFALGIGKSKKEAETNAAKKALDKIEMASISIKKISRLKKI is encoded by the coding sequence ATGAATATAGATAAAATCTTAAATAATTGTCAGGCGGCTATAAAATATGAGTTTAGAAATAAATCTTATTTGTTGGAGGCTATAACTCATAGAACTTATGCTAATGAATCAAAAAAGAAAATGAAATATAATCAGAGATTGGAATTTTTAGGCGACTCTGTACTTTCTCTTGTCATTTCAGATTATCTATTTAAAAAATATAACAGCAGTAAAGAGGGTGTATTATCCAAGGTAAAATCTTCTTTAGTATCTCAAAAGAGTTTGGCTGATATTTCAAAAGAGCTTAAACTTGGCGATTTTCTGCTTTTAGGGCATGGGGAAGAAGCTTCAGGAGGCAGGTATAGAGATAATATGCTTGAAGATTTATTTGAGGCTATAGTCGGAGCGATATATTTGGATTCCGGTATTACAAGTGCATACAAATTTGTTATGCGTGCATATAAAGAAAGACTTGGTAATTTGGATATTGAAAATTTTGACAAAGATTATAAAACTATATTTCAAGAACTTATACAAAAAAAACATAAAACTAGCCCTATATATAAATCTTATGAGTATTATGATGATAATAATCATGAGATGTTCAAAGCTGAAGTTTTTGTAAATGATAAAAATTTTGCTTTGGGTATAGGTAAAAGCAAGAAAGAAGCAGAAACTAATGCTGCAAAAAAAGCATTGGATAAAATAGAGATGGCAAGTATATCTATTAAAAAAATAAGCAGATTAAAAAAAATATGA
- the rpe gene encoding ribulose-phosphate 3-epimerase, with the protein MNKINIAPSILTASFSNLENAVKELEEAGSDYLHLDIMDGVFVPQITFGAKIVSDIKKISSIPLDVHLMIVNPEKHIDDFAKAGADIISVHFEGNIHIHRLIYQIKAHNIKAGIVLNPHTRVDVVEPIIDDIDYLLIMSVNPGFGGQKFIESSIKKIEEAKKLIGNRDIILAVDGGVNINTCNRVVEAGANFLVAGSAIIDSDNKKDTIKKLRGN; encoded by the coding sequence ATGAATAAAATTAATATAGCTCCTTCAATACTTACAGCATCTTTCTCAAATCTAGAGAATGCTGTAAAAGAACTTGAAGAAGCTGGAAGCGATTATCTTCATTTGGATATAATGGACGGAGTATTTGTTCCGCAGATAACATTCGGAGCTAAAATAGTTTCTGATATAAAAAAAATAAGCAGTATTCCTCTTGATGTTCATCTTATGATAGTAAATCCTGAAAAGCATATTGATGATTTTGCAAAAGCTGGTGCTGATATTATAAGCGTTCATTTTGAGGGTAATATTCATATACATAGATTAATTTATCAAATCAAAGCACATAATATCAAAGCTGGTATTGTACTTAATCCTCATACTAGAGTAGATGTAGTAGAACCTATTATAGATGATATTGATTATTTGCTTATAATGAGCGTAAATCCTGGATTCGGCGGACAAAAATTTATTGAGTCATCTATAAAAAAAATAGAAGAAGCTAAAAAATTAATAGGAAATAGAGATATAATTCTTGCAGTTGACGGCGGAGTTAATATTAATACTTGTAATAGGGTAGTTGAGGCAGGTGCAAATTTCCTTGTGGCTGGAAGTGCCATAATTGACAGCGACAATAAAAAAGATACTATTAAAAAACTTAGAGGAAATTAA
- the rarD gene encoding EamA family transporter RarD gives MSNNNKSILLASAAYIMWGLLPLYWKSVQNFDSAFVLGIRVITTFVFTLIIIIYKKANLYRGAKPLISIIIAGIFLGLNWYLYIYTVNSGHVLEAGLAYYIAPILSILIGIIVFREKKTALEYSAIILMFIGMIYQTITLGKPPVMAFFIGLTFSIYGLFKKITIYSGWESLFLETLAILIPSIILSKIYFPASSQPIHTWIALMFAGIATGIPLYLYAKAAKNLQVSTLGFLQFFVPLFATLLAIFVYKEEVNLNRAITLAIIILAAVLYAVSIFKNSANKNN, from the coding sequence ATGTCAAATAATAATAAATCTATTTTACTAGCTTCAGCTGCATATATAATGTGGGGGCTTCTTCCTCTTTATTGGAAATCTGTTCAGAATTTTGATTCTGCTTTTGTTTTAGGAATTAGAGTTATAACTACTTTTGTATTTACTTTGATAATTATTATATATAAAAAAGCAAATTTATACAGAGGAGCTAAGCCTTTAATATCTATAATAATAGCGGGTATTTTTTTAGGGTTAAATTGGTATTTATATATTTATACTGTTAATTCTGGGCATGTTCTTGAAGCGGGGCTTGCTTATTATATAGCACCTATTTTAAGTATATTAATCGGTATTATAGTTTTTAGAGAGAAAAAAACAGCATTAGAATATTCGGCAATTATTTTAATGTTTATTGGTATGATATATCAAACAATCACCCTTGGAAAACCGCCTGTAATGGCTTTTTTTATAGGGCTTACTTTTTCAATATATGGTTTATTCAAAAAGATAACTATATATTCAGGTTGGGAGAGTTTATTTTTAGAAACATTAGCGATACTTATACCGTCAATAATTTTAAGTAAAATATATTTCCCGGCATCTTCTCAGCCTATTCATACTTGGATTGCTTTAATGTTTGCAGGGATTGCTACGGGAATACCTTTGTATTTATATGCTAAGGCAGCAAAGAATCTTCAGGTTTCTACTTTAGGTTTTCTTCAGTTTTTTGTACCTTTATTTGCTACTTTGCTTGCAATTTTTGTTTATAAAGAAGAAGTTAATTTGAATAGGGCTATTACTTTAGCTATAATAATATTGGCAGCGGTTCTTTATGCTGTGTCCATATTTAAAAATTCTGCTAATAAAAATAATTAA